ACGGGTCAAAGTGTCGGGGCAGACTTCGGTATGAAAGACGCATATTTGACGCTGAGCACGGGTGAGAAGAAACAGCACCCACAACCTTTGAAACAGTCCTTGAACCAACTTCGGTCTCTCAACAAAGCATTGAGTCGTAAGCAAAAAGGTTCTCATGGCTGGTGGCAGTGTGTAAGACAAATAGCACGCCTGTATCGGAAAATCAGCAACCAGCGCAAAGACTTTCACTGGCAACTCGCCTCTGAACTCTGTAAGAAGTTTGATACGATTGCCATTGAAACCTTGAACCTTGACGGCATGAAACGGCTTTGGGGACGGAAAGTCTCCGATCTTGGGTTCTATCAGTTTGTTGAGATATTGAAGTATAAGTGCCAAAAACATGGGCGTAAGTTGCTCGAAGTCGGTCAATGGACAGCTACGACAAAACCGTGTAGCGATTGCGGATTTCACAACGAAAATCTAACTCTGAACGATCGGCAGTGGACGTGTCCTGACTGTGGTTCACACCACGATAGAGACGTAAACGCTGCGATAAACATTTTGCGGGCAGGGATAGCCACGACTTAGACGTGATGTGCCTGAGACTCGACTCAGCGTTTCAGGGAAATGCCCGCGGGTGGAGACGGAATAAGACGGTGGACTCTTTGAGAAAACCGCACTGTCTATGAAACCGAAGCCCCAACCTTCAGGTTGTGGGTGCTATCACGCAAGCGGGTAATGGACGTTCTTTATATTCGTATAGTTCAACAACTGCATGAAAAGCATCAATAACGTTATCTCTCATCTAAGGAATGACATTCTGTTATCAATTGAAAAACATCTATAAACTGCTATACTACCTCTATCACGTTGGCAGGCATAATCGGCGTC
The Candidatus Poribacteria bacterium DNA segment above includes these coding regions:
- a CDS encoding IS200/IS605 family element transposase accessory protein TnpB; translated protein: MKTYKYPLYDQSNTICLGNLLDDMWQVHAYFHKWQRQRYKDGLPYANHAAMCSHVTDLKRTTHPHWKALPSQAIQEELKRIHLAYDRFFKKLGGRPKIKKRHRFKSFTLKQTGWSLKENRFTLNFRKWEKGKWRHNKVAYTFRKHRDFYGTISRITIKRDACGDYWLYLITEFVETKPLPTTGQSVGADFGMKDAYLTLSTGEKKQHPQPLKQSLNQLRSLNKALSRKQKGSHGWWQCVRQIARLYRKISNQRKDFHWQLASELCKKFDTIAIETLNLDGMKRLWGRKVSDLGFYQFVEILKYKCQKHGRKLLEVGQWTATTKPCSDCGFHNENLTLNDRQWTCPDCGSHHDRDVNAAINILRAGIATT